In Fusarium verticillioides 7600 chromosome 4, whole genome shotgun sequence, the following proteins share a genomic window:
- a CDS encoding 40S ribosomal protein S5: MSDAGEIEVENSALYEVLPKDVVKEVGNVKLFNKWDYDVEVRDISLTDYISLRNPVYVTHTAGRYATKRFRKANCPIIERLTNSLMHHGRNNGKKLMAVRIVAHAFEIIHLMTDQNPIQVAVDAIVNCGPREDSTRIGSAGTVRRQAVDVSPLRRVNQAISLLTTGAREASFRNVKSIAECLAEELINAAKGSSNSYAIKKKDELERVAKSNR; the protein is encoded by the exons ATGTCTGACGCCGGCgagatcgaggtcgagaaCTCCGCCCTCTATGAGGTGCTCCCCAAggatgttgtcaaggaggttggcaatgtcaagctcttcaacaagtgGGACTACGATGTCGAGGTCCGCGACATCTCCCTGAC TGACTACATTTCCCTCCGAAACCCCGTCTACGTCACCCACACTGCTGGCCGTTATGCTACAAAGCGATTCCGCAAGGCCAACTGCCCCATCATTGAGCGATTGACCAACTCTCTGATGCACCACGGCCGTAACAACGGAAAGAAGCTCATGGCTGTTCGAATTGTCGCCCACGCCTTCGAGATC ATCCACCTCATGACCGATCAGAACCCCATCCAGGTCGCTGTCGACGCCATCGTCAACTGCGGTCCTCGCGAAGACTCTACCCGAATTGGTTCCGCCGGTACCGTCCGACGACAAGCCGTTGATGTCTCTCCCCTCCGCCGAGTTAACCAGGCTATCTCTCTCCTCACCACTGGTGCTCGCGAGGCCTCTTTCCGCAACGTCAAGTCCATTGCTGAGTGCCTTGCTGAGGAGTTGATCAACGCCGCCAAGGGTTCCAGCAACTCTTacgctatcaagaagaaggacgagtTGGAGCGTGTGGCCAAGAGCAACCGATAA
- a CDS encoding 40S ribosomal protein S25 → MAPAAGAKKQKKKWSKGKVKDKAQHAVVLDKTTSEKLYKDVQSYRLVTIATLVDRMKINGSLARQCLADLEEKGIIKPVVTHSKMKIYTRAVGGSD, encoded by the exons ATG GCCCCCGCCGCTGgagcaaagaagcaaaagaagaagtg GTCCAAGGGAaaggtcaaggacaaggcccAACACGCCGTCGTTCTCGACAAGACCACCTCTGAGAAGCTCTACAAGGATGTGCAATCTTACCGTCTCGTCACCATTGCCACCCTCGTCGACCGAATGAAGATCAACGGCTCTCTGGCACGACAGTGTCTTGCCGACCTCGAGGAgaagggcatcatcaagcctGTGGTCACTCacagcaagatgaagatctaCA CCCGTGCCGTCGGTGGTTCTGACTAA
- a CDS encoding ADP,ATP carrier protein: MSAEQPQKVLGMPPFMADFLMGGVSAAVSKTAAAPIERVKLLIQNQDEMLKTGRLDRKYAGIGDCFKRTIADEGVMSLWRGNTANVIRYFPTQALNFAFRDKFKKMFGYKKDKDGYALWMAGNLASGGAAGATSLLFVYSLDYARTRLANDAKNAKKGGDRQFNGLVDVYKKTLASDGIAGLYRGFMPSVAGIVVYRGLYFGMYDSIKPVVLVGNLANNFLASFALGWIVTTGAGIASYPLDTIRRRMMMTSGEAVKYKNTMDAARQIVAKEGVKSLFKGAGANILRGVAGAGVLSIYDQLQVLLFGKAFK; encoded by the exons ATGTCTGCTGAGCAACCCCAGAAGGTCTTGGGCATGCCG CCCTTCATGGCCGACTTCTTGA TGGGTGGTGTTTCCGCCGCCGTCTCGAAGACCGCTGCCGCTCCCATTGAGCGtgtcaagctcctcatccaGAACCAG GATGAGATGCTTAAGACCGGTCGCCTCGACCGCAAGTATGCTGGTATCGGTGACTGCTTCAAGCGCACCATTGCCGATGAGGGTGTCATGTCCCTCTGGCGAGGAAACACCGCCAACGTCATCCGATACTTCCCTACCCAGGCTCTGAACTTTGCTTTCCgtgacaagttcaagaagatGTTCGGTtacaagaaggacaaggatggctACGCCCTCTGGATGGCTGGTAACCTTGCCTCCGGTGGTGCCGCTGGTGCCACTTCCCTCCTTTTCGTCTACTCTCTGGACTACGCCCGTACCCGTCTTGCCAACGATGCCAAGAACGCTAAGAAGGGTGGTGACCGTCAGTTCAACGGTCTCGTCGATGTCTACAAGAAGACCCTCGCCTCTGATGGTATTGCCGGTCTCTACCGTGGTTTCATGCCTTCCGTTGCTGGTATCGTTGTCTACCGCGGTCTCTACTTCGGAATGTACGACTCCATCAAGCCCGTCGTCCTTGTCGGTAACTTGGCCAACAACTTCCTTGCCTCTTTCGCTCTCGGCTGGATCGTCACCACTGGTGCCGGTATCGCCTCTTACCCACTTGACACCATCCGACGAcgcatgatgatgacctcTGGTGAGGCCGTCAAGTACAAGAACACTATGGATGCTGCCCGCCAGATTGTTGCCAAGGAGGGTGTCAAGTCTCTCTTCAAGGGTGCTGGTGCCAACATTCTCCGTGGTGTTGCCGGTGCTGGTGTCCTCTCCATCTACGATCAGCTCCAggtcctcctcttcggcaAGGCCTTCAAATAA
- a CDS encoding ADP,ATP carrier protein, with translation MLKTGRLDRKYAGIGDCFKRTIADEGVMSLWRGNTANVIRYFPTQALNFAFRDKFKKMFGYKKDKDGYALWMAGNLASGGAAGATSLLFVYSLDYARTRLANDAKNAKKGGDRQFNGLVDVYKKTLASDGIAGLYRGFMPSVAGIVVYRGLYFGMYDSIKPVVLVGNLANNFLASFALGWIVTTGAGIASYPLDTIRRRMMMTSGEAVKYKNTMDAARQIVAKEGVKSLFKGAGANILRGVAGAGVLSIYDQLQVLLFGKAFK, from the coding sequence ATGCTTAAGACCGGTCGCCTCGACCGCAAGTATGCTGGTATCGGTGACTGCTTCAAGCGCACCATTGCCGATGAGGGTGTCATGTCCCTCTGGCGAGGAAACACCGCCAACGTCATCCGATACTTCCCTACCCAGGCTCTGAACTTTGCTTTCCgtgacaagttcaagaagatGTTCGGTtacaagaaggacaaggatggctACGCCCTCTGGATGGCTGGTAACCTTGCCTCCGGTGGTGCCGCTGGTGCCACTTCCCTCCTTTTCGTCTACTCTCTGGACTACGCCCGTACCCGTCTTGCCAACGATGCCAAGAACGCTAAGAAGGGTGGTGACCGTCAGTTCAACGGTCTCGTCGATGTCTACAAGAAGACCCTCGCCTCTGATGGTATTGCCGGTCTCTACCGTGGTTTCATGCCTTCCGTTGCTGGTATCGTTGTCTACCGCGGTCTCTACTTCGGAATGTACGACTCCATCAAGCCCGTCGTCCTTGTCGGTAACTTGGCCAACAACTTCCTTGCCTCTTTCGCTCTCGGCTGGATCGTCACCACTGGTGCCGGTATCGCCTCTTACCCACTTGACACCATCCGACGAcgcatgatgatgacctcTGGTGAGGCCGTCAAGTACAAGAACACTATGGATGCTGCCCGCCAGATTGTTGCCAAGGAGGGTGTCAAGTCTCTCTTCAAGGGTGCTGGTGCCAACATTCTCCGTGGTGTTGCCGGTGCTGGTGTCCTCTCCATCTACGATCAGCTCCAggtcctcctcttcggcaAGGCCTTCAAATAA